TACCTTTGTAGTACCGGTAATGACCGCAGGTAAAGCCATGAGAACTCTTTCTGCTAGCATCTCGATGTCTTGAGACTTGAAAAGTTGCTCCTTGAAGGCTATCTCCTCGCGGACATCTTTGAATTGAGCAAGTTTGTCTGCAAGAACCTGGAGACCGAAGTACTGCGCTTCTATGTACACCTCCCGGGCATAGTTAGGTGGTGGCAGCTTAGCGTGTCGCAGGAACTCCAGAATGTGCGCGAAGGCACGTCCATCCCTGCATGCAACAGCAATTTTGTCATTAACGTAATAAATACTAAAAGACACATAACAGTAGAAGAGTAAACACCAGTAACCGTTCAATGGTTTCTTTTTGTGAGCGTACTTATggtttgtttgaacatttgtttattcatgaaagatcAAATTTGCCCGCAGGTCGCTTTTTTTTAGTTGCCTTCATGGGGGAAGGGGTAAAACAAAGTATAAAatagagatacagtttacatcatctGGAGTCCGGATCCAAATACGTCTATACACAATACACGTCTTAGAATAAAATATTCCGCTAATTACCTGTCGATGAAGTAACAGCCGTCCTTGTCCCTCTCTACCTGGTGCCGCCCACTGAACATGGCGGCCAGCATGGAACCCTCGTCCCTCACCAGGGTGGACAGGAAGGTGGAGAAATGCCGACCTCCGACGTTCAGCGGCACCACTTTCGGTAACTGAGAACAGGACAACATTTAACTCTGTTACGAATGAAGGTGTGGAAAAGGCAAATTTGTTGTGGTGTTGCGTACAGGCCAGGAATGAAGAAAATGTTGCCATGTGGTGTAATAGCCGGCTTGAAAAATGTCTGTTAGTGCCTAGTAATCCAGACGTATCACTAGTTCCGTACGCGTAGTTTACGTATTTATCGGGCatgacacgacgaagaagaagaatcgGGCAttattagcctccatagcaggctctctatggccttttatTGGCTCATAATAcgcttttgctggccatttctttttgtactgggtcactgATTGCTGCAgggccggcagtcagaaaaggccagcaaacagagacccagtacaaaaagaaatagccagcaaaattgtattatgagccccccaaaaaggccctagagagcagtgctatggaggctagggcATTATAAATTATGTAGGTACCTGGTTTTCCATGATGATCTATAAATGTGCCTTCTACTGACGTTTGGTGATCTGTGCACTTCAAGATCCCACTCCAAAACCAGCCCAATTCTTCACACAAGCCTCGTCtatctgcaaaaacaaaacatttgtcaagCCCGGGACAAAATTGCAAATGAGACATACACACATGGACAGTGGTGTCACAACTACTATTATTACAACGCCACCACACCAGTGATCACGCAACAATTATGAGCTGTTAAATTTTAGACATAAACAGATAAAAACTGGTATTATGTACACGGTACTGCACATCAATACATTATAAGCAAAGAAAGCGGTAAGTCAGTGCAATTGCTCACCGAATATTGTCGAACTATTCCTTCTTGCAACGGAGAGAGGTCGGACCTGCAAATAAATGAGTGTACGCAGTACATAAACTCGCTTGCAGCAATACTGGCTGATACGAAAGCGACCCAACTGGCCACTCTTCTGTCTGGACCCTTGATTGCGTCATGTAAACATTACGGGTCATGGGAACACATGGGGTCAAGTAAACACTAGCGGGGGTCACGATAACGCTTGAGgtcatacaaacaaaaatggaacatctttAACAGTATCGGGACGGTTCAGTGCTGATCCGGGccattccaaaaaaaaaaccctgaggGGAGTATTTGGAGAAAGGTACATCACATTTTTTTGGAATGGCCTATTGTAACACAGGTCACTCCCTAATAATGCAAAATAGCCCGGGAGGATTAGGGCCGGCCTGGAATAAAACGAATTTCAGTAATTGGGTTTTGCCCCTTATGATTAGTAAacgaattgtgtttttttaagaCTACAACGTTTTAACTCACCAGTTATTCCCATGTTTTGTACCGTGTTGTTTTTCCGGTATAAATGCCCGGGATCGTACTGCCACCGAGGAGCTTTTGGTAGGTCAATTAGACATTATTTTGTAGCTTCTGGTCATGTAATTACCAAGGAGGTCTTTATGTAACCTCCTTGTAATTACTAATAAATTTCCCACCCTT
Above is a genomic segment from Branchiostoma floridae strain S238N-H82 chromosome 16, Bfl_VNyyK, whole genome shotgun sequence containing:
- the LOC118403609 gene encoding potassium channel regulatory protein-like; the protein is MENQLPKVVPLNVGGRHFSTFLSTLVRDEGSMLAAMFSGRHQVERDKDGCYFIDRDGRAFAHILEFLRHAKLPPPNYAREVYIEAQYFGLQVLADKLAQFKDVREEIAFKEQLFKSQDIEMLAERVLMALPAVITGTTKVALLMDSGWKARSKIGDVAPDIVPARFLENESWQTHECLQGDNKDCIEPLCSDDLGVRVALVQQYLQKRGYEVSTELETCKFSLEQGKKSVWSDLMTLDVYCGVYGVIFTIG